One window of Vidua chalybeata isolate OUT-0048 chromosome 14, bVidCha1 merged haplotype, whole genome shotgun sequence genomic DNA carries:
- the CD99L2 gene encoding CD99 antigen-like protein 2 has translation MQPCRAMAARRLLGLLLAFAALLGAGHGDNTDDFNLEDALFDPVTRRPTPKSPRKPAGGTDFDLADYFDTPVETTTKPAKPTPKPFPRPGKPDNGFWDVIRTTTTKQPKTTRAPPKRNPEKDPMDFDLADALDDKNDRKDTGRPDVRPGEGFSDDDLASIVDGGYSPDKKKGASGNTDNDYSGVAETGTIAGIASGLAMALIGAVSSYISYQQKKFCFSIQQGLNAEYVKGENMEAVVSEEPQVKYSVLETQSAEPPKQDSAKI, from the exons GTCATGGGGATAACACAGATGACTTCAACCTAGAAGATGCCCTGTTTGACCCCGTCACCAGGCGAC CCACTCCCAAGAGTCCCAGAAAGCcagcaggtgggacag ACTTCGATTTGGCTGATTACTTTGACACGCCCGTGGAGACTACCACCAAACCAGCCAAGCCGACTCCCAAGCCCTTCCCCAGGCCAGGGAAACCAG ACAACGGCTTTTGGGATGTCATTCGCACCACCACGACCAAGCAGCCAAAAACTACAAGAGCTCCTCCTAAGCGTAACCCAG AAAAGGATCCTATGGATTTCGACTTGGCTGACGCCCTTGATGATAAGAACGATAGGAAAGATACTGGGAGGCCGGACGTAAGGCCAGGTGAAG GATTTTCAGACGATGACCTGGCCAGCATTGTGGACGGTGGCTACAGCCCAGACAAGAAGAAGG GTGCCAGTGGCAACACCGACAACGACTACAGCGGAG TGGCAGAGACGGGGACGATCGCCGGCATCGCCAGCGGCCTGGCCATGGCGCTCATCGGGGCCGTCTCCAGCTACATCTCCTACCAGCAGAAGAAGTTCTGCTTCAGCATCCAGC AGGGACTCAACGCAGAGTACGTGAAAGGAGAAAACATGGAAGCTGTCGTAAGCGAGGAACCCCAGG tTAAATACTCTGTCCTGGAAACGCAGTCAGCAGAACCACCAAAACAAGACAGTGCGAAGATATAA